The following are from one region of the Acidobacteriota bacterium genome:
- a CDS encoding CoA-binding protein gives MAILIDENTRVLVQGITGREGMVRTRLMLDYGTKVVAGCTPGKGGGDVYGVPVFDTVFEAWEKAGPIDASVIFVPAPLVKDAALEAIDAGVKLLVLVPDRVPIYDVLTIVEKAEEKGAKFIGPNTLGILSPGKAILGMIGGRAESARSWFKPGPVGVASRSGGITSSISYYLNKVAGIGQTTIVHVGGDPVVGLPLPDVMLLFEKDPETKMVVMFGEIGTTQEERVADLIEEGRFTKPLVAFIGGAAATSGTRFSHAGAIIEGGRGTYEGKVSRLKEVGAHIVRDFGDIPKVASEVLKGIS, from the coding sequence ATGGCGATCCTCATCGACGAGAATACCAGGGTCTTGGTTCAGGGCATAACCGGTCGTGAGGGGATGGTGCGCACCCGGCTGATGCTCGATTACGGCACCAAGGTGGTGGCAGGGTGTACCCCGGGGAAGGGCGGAGGCGATGTTTATGGTGTCCCTGTGTTCGACACGGTGTTCGAGGCTTGGGAGAAGGCGGGACCGATCGACGCCTCGGTCATATTCGTGCCCGCTCCCCTGGTCAAGGATGCAGCGCTCGAAGCGATCGACGCCGGGGTCAAGCTACTTGTCCTGGTACCCGATCGGGTTCCCATATACGATGTGCTTACCATCGTGGAGAAGGCGGAGGAGAAGGGGGCGAAATTTATCGGTCCCAACACTTTGGGGATACTTTCTCCGGGAAAGGCGATCCTCGGTATGATAGGGGGCAGGGCAGAGAGTGCCAGAAGCTGGTTCAAGCCGGGTCCGGTAGGGGTTGCTTCTCGTAGTGGTGGAATTACCTCTTCCATCTCCTATTATTTGAACAAGGTGGCTGGTATCGGTCAGACGACCATCGTTCATGTAGGAGGAGATCCAGTGGTGGGACTTCCCCTTCCCGATGTTATGCTCCTCTTCGAGAAGGATCCGGAGACGAAGATGGTAGTGATGTTCGGAGAGATAGGAACCACCCAGGAGGAGAGAGTAGCGGATCTGATAGAGGAGGGGAGGTTTACCAAGCCTTTAGTCGCCTTCATCGGTGGGGCAGCGGCGACATCTGGAACCAGGTTTTCCCATGCCGGTGCCATCATCGAGGGCGGACGGGGGACCTATGAGGGGAAGGTATCCCGCCTCAAGGAGGTGGGTGCCCACATTGTCCGTGATTTCGGCGATATCCCTAAGGTCGCCTCCGAGGTCTTAAAGGGTATTTCCTGA
- a CDS encoding citryl-CoA lyase: protein MGDLHWKTGITKVEPNKLLLRGYRIDELMGRVSFPQAIYLALTGELPDEKVGRMIDAILVSSIDHGATPPSTLTALTVASTGAPLSSALAAGVLAISRFHGGAIEDCMHTLIAAKRRVDEGEGAIPEIAEKVVAEAKEAKKRISGYGHRYHTDDPRSKKLFALAKELGIAGSYLELAKAIEEALEKSSGRRLPLNVDGAIAAILCELSIPPEIGNAFFIMARVPGLIAHIHEEKVRMKPMRKIHPTDHEYDGPPERSL from the coding sequence ATGGGAGATCTTCATTGGAAGACTGGTATAACCAAGGTGGAGCCGAATAAGCTCCTCCTAAGGGGTTATCGGATAGATGAGTTGATGGGGAGGGTGAGTTTTCCTCAAGCGATCTACCTCGCCCTTACCGGGGAGCTTCCCGACGAGAAGGTAGGGCGGATGATCGACGCCATCTTGGTTTCCTCCATCGATCATGGAGCGACTCCTCCCTCTACCTTGACAGCGCTTACCGTGGCATCGACTGGTGCTCCGTTGAGCTCCGCCCTTGCTGCCGGGGTACTCGCTATCTCCCGGTTTCACGGCGGGGCGATAGAGGATTGTATGCACACCCTGATCGCAGCGAAGAGGAGGGTGGATGAAGGTGAAGGAGCGATCCCTGAGATAGCGGAGAAGGTAGTGGCTGAAGCGAAGGAGGCAAAAAAGAGGATATCTGGCTATGGCCATCGCTATCATACCGACGATCCGAGATCGAAAAAGCTCTTCGCCCTCGCTAAGGAACTTGGTATCGCTGGTAGCTACCTCGAGCTGGCTAAGGCGATCGAGGAGGCGCTTGAGAAATCGTCTGGGAGGAGGCTTCCTCTGAATGTCGATGGGGCAATTGCTGCCATCCTCTGCGAGCTCTCTATCCCACCGGAGATTGGGAACGCTTTCTTCATAATGGCGCGTGTCCCTGGGCTGATAGCTCATATCCACGAGGAGAAGGTTCGAATGAAACCGATGCGGAAGATCCACCCTACCGACCACGAGTACGATGGTCCTCCGGAAAGGAGCCTTTAA